A region of Thermovibrio ammonificans HB-1 DNA encodes the following proteins:
- a CDS encoding OmpA/MotB family protein → MARKKKEECKAPPAWLTSFGDLMSLLLTFFILLYSMSTISLEKFYQAIKGIIEAFGGHYVIYEQRVINGKNIPVQMPDMYPKMRSRQKIEEKLHEIRQMLKRLGINSEVAKFGTSIRLRINTDKLFPPGEDRPYPQAIPIIMEICRKLKELDLPLTIEGYTDNTPIHTKRFPSNWELSAARATAILRLFIQCGYDPKKLSAAGCGPYHPIAPNNTPEGRAKNRRIEIVIHLPM, encoded by the coding sequence ATGGCTCGAAAGAAGAAGGAGGAGTGTAAGGCTCCTCCTGCTTGGCTTACAAGTTTCGGTGACCTGATGTCTCTGCTGTTGACGTTCTTTATTCTCCTGTACTCTATGTCTACCATCTCTCTGGAGAAGTTCTATCAAGCCATTAAGGGGATTATAGAGGCCTTTGGGGGCCACTATGTTATTTACGAGCAGAGGGTGATAAACGGCAAGAACATTCCGGTTCAGATGCCGGATATGTACCCCAAGATGCGCTCGCGGCAGAAGATAGAGGAGAAGCTCCATGAGATAAGGCAGATGTTAAAGAGGTTGGGGATAAACTCGGAAGTCGCGAAGTTCGGGACCAGCATCAGGCTCAGGATTAACACCGACAAGCTTTTCCCACCCGGAGAGGATAGACCTTATCCTCAGGCTATTCCCATTATCATGGAGATATGCAGGAAACTTAAAGAGCTTGACCTTCCTTTAACCATAGAGGGGTATACTGATAATACGCCGATTCATACCAAGCGTTTTCCTTCTAACTGGGAGCTTTCTGCGGCCAGGGCTACTGCTATTTTGAGACTTTTTATTCAGTGTGGCTACGACCCGAAAAAGCTCTCAGCTGCCGGCTGTGGCCCCTACCACCCGATAGCTCCGAATAATACTCCGGAGGGTAGGGCCAAAAACCGGCGTATAGAGATAGTTATCCACCTTCCCATGTAG